A DNA window from Paenibacillus sp. HWE-109 contains the following coding sequences:
- a CDS encoding DEAD/DEAH box helicase: MTNIAPELSHFHPILIAWFSSRFGEPTDVQKQAWNAIRTGAHTLISSPTGSGKTLAALLPGMDQVVQTKQALGDAYVPGVRVLVVTPLKALNNDIHDHLIHFAGEIEALAVSMNHENTWRGLRVGVRTGDTPQSTRASMLKQPPDLLVTTPESLYLLLTSTRARDMLKSVEQIVVDEIHDLAADKRGMHLSLTLERLDAWCGRSVQRIGVSATQKPIQRVAQFLGGWEGDQPRQVRIIESKAEKQYALQVTMPEPAKAGADKEAIWTPLVERLLQLMEGCSTVLIFANSRRLCERITLRLNDHVGHEIAKSHHGSVAREKRLEVERMLKAGELRCLVATSSLELGIDVGHVELVIQLDSPFSAAAGIQRIGRAGHAVGSVSRGVLLARSRSLLPELAVLSRRIAARDIEDIRIPLGSLDVLAQQLVAMTAMGDELDVARLGRLLAQSDSFHELPEERWLAMLEVLSGLYPFVRPLIAWNRETGTLERLAATQMAALTGAGTIPQSTAYPVHHNETGLHLGELDEEFIHESSVGDVFQLGTASWRIVRKRPERIYVQEAENRYSEIPFWRGESGGKSFELGVQTGHIWRELRDRLQAKSRTEADIDVQNWLEERYYFDAEASQSLISLVRNQLAVNAVPTDATIVIESFLDENNQAHTILHSLFGRKLNRSWLMGIEKHLKQQGLTAIYANAKDNGIELIFPSFHDALLPAILSLKPEAAEQFVIETVAESGMFGAAFQRLAETSLLLSRSFTRVPAWIKRLRGQELMKEALPFKERFPLFQEAMRECLEDHVDLPNLRNTLIAIQTGDIQIAVHRNHFPSPLAAQFKSDYVAQKIYESDALSEDLQVELLGFSRQMAAEIFGTAAIRNVVSPQAIEAEEHKLTKTDEPLSSASDVLRFLKERGDSSLSELVKVSAPDEPWIAAWIDELLQEGKIAATVYTNETRYLCSDELDFYGTLSEDAVSRTFIFQRFADGRLSFTKDELVSRFEIEPGVADHWIQAALESQTIAAAPFAEADTEELWTSSKVASRLIRMSLQSYRRGGGAISPSTYLAHMPLRRKLTVQTEISGMEQLLSIITDLQGFFLPVSHWESLLFPSRQLSYRKQDLDTLCSSGQILWMGRKEPDEKEGRIAFFLSDHHALLAPWLADVNARPVSQPYLLHLLQEKGASFLSKLGIETGKTPSSLLEELLQLVWDGQAANDQFAPLRLHAMGASKKPEKFQSGLGRWYALQSLIEPAFDKQASAMQWTHHLLERFGLVTKTIVSAYCPFPWESIQAALRQLEEWGLVVRGLFIADLHALQFATKEFISLLHQQPAAWESPAKFTLLSAVDPANPYGLLLDWPAMPGISFSRKQGNYLALQGSEWLYWIENNGKRIYHMPSSGSAVSEPAIVAQELKSMFRQFLKQHHLRKIVIDTWNGVRISEAPEQAYLKLLGAEKDRTSFVLWPSQLS, encoded by the coding sequence ATGACGAACATAGCGCCAGAGCTGTCTCATTTTCATCCGATTCTGATAGCATGGTTTTCTTCCCGTTTCGGTGAACCAACCGATGTGCAGAAGCAGGCTTGGAATGCGATACGTACCGGAGCGCATACGCTCATATCTTCCCCTACGGGATCAGGTAAAACGTTGGCTGCCTTACTCCCGGGTATGGACCAAGTTGTACAGACGAAACAAGCGCTTGGCGATGCTTATGTGCCGGGTGTACGCGTCTTGGTGGTCACCCCGCTGAAAGCGCTCAATAACGATATTCATGATCATTTGATCCATTTTGCCGGGGAAATTGAAGCGCTGGCCGTTTCAATGAATCATGAAAACACCTGGCGCGGCCTGCGCGTCGGCGTGCGAACCGGCGATACGCCCCAAAGCACGCGAGCGTCGATGCTGAAGCAGCCGCCAGACCTATTGGTAACAACGCCAGAATCGTTGTACCTGCTGCTCACCTCAACGCGCGCGCGCGATATGCTCAAGAGCGTGGAACAAATCGTCGTCGACGAGATTCACGATCTGGCAGCGGACAAGCGCGGTATGCATTTGTCGCTCACGCTCGAAAGGCTTGACGCCTGGTGCGGGCGATCCGTCCAGCGGATCGGCGTATCCGCCACACAGAAGCCGATCCAGCGGGTTGCGCAGTTTCTCGGCGGCTGGGAAGGGGATCAGCCAAGGCAAGTCCGCATTATCGAGAGCAAAGCCGAGAAGCAATATGCCCTGCAGGTGACGATGCCGGAGCCTGCGAAGGCCGGGGCAGACAAAGAGGCGATATGGACGCCGCTGGTAGAGCGGCTGCTGCAGCTGATGGAAGGCTGCAGCACGGTCCTGATCTTCGCCAACAGCCGCAGGCTTTGCGAACGCATTACCCTGCGACTCAATGACCATGTCGGTCATGAGATCGCGAAGAGCCACCACGGCAGCGTCGCCCGCGAGAAGCGGCTCGAGGTCGAGCGCATGCTCAAGGCAGGCGAGCTTCGCTGCCTGGTTGCCACGTCGTCGCTGGAGCTCGGCATCGACGTCGGTCATGTCGAGCTGGTCATCCAGCTCGACTCTCCTTTCTCCGCTGCCGCAGGCATCCAGCGGATCGGCCGTGCCGGCCACGCCGTCGGCAGCGTCAGCCGGGGCGTGCTGCTGGCGCGCAGCCGCAGCCTGCTGCCGGAGCTCGCCGTGCTCAGCCGGCGGATCGCAGCGCGCGACATCGAGGACATCCGCATTCCGCTGGGCAGTCTCGATGTGCTGGCCCAGCAGCTCGTCGCCATGACGGCGATGGGCGACGAGCTGGATGTGGCGAGGCTGGGGCGCTTGCTGGCGCAGAGCGACTCCTTCCACGAGCTGCCGGAAGAACGCTGGTTAGCGATGCTGGAAGTCCTGTCTGGCCTCTATCCGTTCGTTCGCCCGCTCATCGCATGGAACCGCGAAACCGGCACCCTCGAACGGCTCGCCGCCACCCAGATGGCTGCGCTGACCGGAGCAGGCACCATTCCGCAAAGTACGGCCTATCCCGTGCATCACAACGAAACAGGTCTTCATCTTGGAGAACTGGATGAAGAATTCATTCATGAATCGTCCGTAGGCGACGTCTTCCAATTAGGCACAGCATCATGGCGTATCGTGCGCAAGCGCCCGGAGCGTATTTATGTACAGGAAGCTGAGAATCGCTACAGCGAAATCCCCTTCTGGCGTGGCGAATCCGGCGGAAAGTCCTTTGAACTCGGTGTGCAAACCGGTCACATTTGGCGCGAGCTGCGAGATCGTTTGCAAGCCAAGTCGCGCACCGAGGCAGACATTGATGTTCAGAATTGGCTCGAGGAGCGTTATTATTTTGACGCCGAAGCCAGTCAATCCCTGATCAGCCTTGTCCGCAATCAACTAGCAGTGAACGCTGTACCCACCGATGCAACGATTGTCATCGAGTCCTTTTTGGATGAGAATAATCAAGCACATACCATTTTACACAGCCTATTTGGCCGCAAATTAAATCGCTCTTGGCTCATGGGAATAGAGAAACATCTCAAGCAACAAGGATTAACGGCTATCTACGCCAATGCCAAAGACAATGGTATTGAGCTAATATTCCCTAGTTTCCATGATGCTTTACTACCTGCCATTCTATCTTTGAAACCCGAGGCAGCGGAACAGTTCGTCATTGAAACAGTTGCCGAGTCCGGCATGTTCGGCGCAGCCTTCCAGCGTTTAGCCGAAACCTCCTTGCTGCTCTCCCGCAGTTTTACGCGCGTTCCGGCTTGGATCAAGCGGCTGCGCGGGCAGGAGCTCATGAAGGAAGCATTGCCCTTTAAGGAGCGTTTTCCTTTATTCCAAGAAGCGATGCGTGAATGTTTGGAAGATCACGTCGATCTACCGAATCTGAGGAATACTCTCATAGCTATTCAGACAGGGGATATTCAGATTGCCGTTCATCGCAACCACTTCCCTTCCCCACTTGCCGCCCAGTTCAAATCGGACTATGTGGCGCAAAAAATATACGAATCCGATGCTCTCTCCGAGGATTTGCAAGTGGAACTGCTAGGTTTCAGCCGACAAATGGCCGCCGAAATCTTCGGAACGGCCGCCATTCGCAACGTCGTCAGCCCTCAAGCAATCGAAGCTGAGGAACATAAGCTCACGAAGACAGATGAACCGCTCTCCTCTGCCAGTGACGTGCTGCGTTTTCTGAAGGAACGCGGGGATTCCTCGCTTTCCGAACTCGTTAAAGTCAGCGCTCCAGATGAACCTTGGATAGCCGCATGGATCGATGAGCTCCTGCAAGAAGGCAAGATCGCCGCAACTGTTTATACGAATGAAACCCGCTATCTGTGCAGCGACGAACTGGATTTCTATGGCACACTTTCCGAAGATGCGGTTTCCAGAACCTTCATCTTTCAACGATTTGCCGATGGGCGACTTTCTTTTACAAAGGATGAACTTGTCTCTCGCTTTGAAATTGAACCTGGCGTAGCAGATCATTGGATTCAAGCGGCGCTAGAATCCCAAACGATAGCAGCAGCCCCATTTGCTGAAGCAGATACAGAAGAGCTCTGGACCAGCAGCAAGGTGGCCTCCCGCTTAATTCGCATGTCCTTGCAGTCTTATCGCCGAGGTGGTGGAGCCATCTCGCCATCCACGTATTTAGCGCATATGCCGCTCAGGCGCAAGCTCACCGTGCAAACGGAGATATCCGGGATGGAGCAGCTGCTTTCGATCATTACGGATTTACAGGGTTTCTTCCTGCCCGTTTCACATTGGGAATCGCTGTTATTCCCGAGTCGTCAACTTTCGTATCGCAAGCAGGATCTCGATACCCTGTGTTCTTCAGGGCAGATTCTATGGATGGGGCGCAAAGAACCGGATGAAAAGGAAGGCCGGATTGCCTTCTTTCTCTCGGATCATCACGCTTTGCTCGCTCCCTGGCTGGCAGACGTGAATGCCAGACCCGTATCCCAGCCCTATTTACTTCATTTGCTTCAGGAAAAAGGGGCAAGTTTTCTTAGTAAACTGGGCATCGAAACAGGAAAAACGCCTTCTTCTTTATTGGAAGAATTGCTTCAGCTCGTTTGGGACGGACAGGCCGCCAACGACCAGTTTGCCCCTCTTCGCTTGCATGCGATGGGTGCTTCCAAGAAGCCGGAGAAATTCCAGTCCGGACTAGGTCGCTGGTATGCGCTGCAATCGTTAATCGAACCTGCCTTTGATAAGCAGGCATCTGCTATGCAGTGGACACATCATTTGTTAGAACGTTTTGGACTTGTCACCAAAACTATCGTTTCAGCCTATTGCCCGTTTCCGTGGGAGTCCATTCAAGCTGCGCTGCGTCAATTGGAGGAATGGGGATTAGTCGTTCGAGGACTGTTTATTGCGGATTTGCATGCCTTGCAATTTGCCACCAAAGAATTCATCAGCCTTCTGCACCAGCAGCCCGCTGCTTGGGAAAGTCCAGCCAAATTCACCCTGTTAAGCGCTGTAGATCCAGCTAATCCATATGGACTTCTGCTGGACTGGCCTGCTATGCCTGGCATTTCTTTCTCACGCAAACAAGGCAATTATTTGGCGCTCCAAGGCAGTGAATGGTTATACTGGATTGAAAATAATGGGAAACGAATCTATCATATGCCATCCTCGGGCAGCGCTGTTAGTGAACCTGCCATTGTGGCTCAAGAACTCAAAAGTATGTTCCGTCAGTTCCTCAAGCAGCATCACCTGCGTAAAATCGTGATCGATACGTGGAATGGCGTGCGCATCTCGGAAGCCCCCGAGCAAGCTTACTTGAAACTTCTCGGCGCAGAAAAAGACCGCACCAGCTTCGTCCTTTGGCCAAGCCAACTGAGCTGA
- a CDS encoding NAD-dependent epimerase/dehydratase family protein, which produces MGKARVIVTGGSGKAGQWILKHFVENGYEVINLDVKAPAEPICRTIITDLNDLGQVHNALSAFSSGNRQEVAGIVHFAAIPQAYTHTNDVCFRNNVMSTYNILEAAANLGIKKVVLASSESSYGICFASEFMEPQYVPIDEAHPQLPEDSYGLSKVVNEVTAQAFHRRTGMQVISFRLGNILVPESYAELKANFDNTEARLRILWSYIDARDVASACLKAIEVDGLGAEALIIAADDSSSNRLTRDLVAQYLPGVKDIRSSLEGRTSLISNAKAKKLLDWEPQIHLMEQS; this is translated from the coding sequence ATGGGAAAAGCGCGAGTCATTGTTACTGGAGGCAGCGGTAAAGCAGGCCAGTGGATTTTAAAACATTTTGTGGAAAATGGGTATGAAGTCATTAATTTGGACGTCAAGGCCCCGGCTGAGCCGATCTGTCGGACGATTATTACGGATCTCAACGATTTGGGGCAGGTTCATAATGCCTTATCGGCTTTTAGCAGTGGGAATCGGCAGGAAGTTGCAGGCATTGTTCATTTTGCGGCTATTCCGCAAGCCTATACACATACGAATGATGTTTGCTTTCGGAACAACGTGATGAGCACTTACAATATTTTGGAAGCGGCAGCCAACCTGGGAATTAAGAAAGTGGTTCTGGCATCGAGCGAATCATCTTACGGTATCTGCTTTGCCAGTGAATTCATGGAGCCGCAATATGTGCCTATCGACGAAGCTCATCCGCAATTGCCGGAAGACAGCTACGGCCTATCCAAAGTGGTGAACGAGGTCACCGCACAAGCCTTCCACCGGCGGACGGGCATGCAGGTCATCAGTTTCCGTCTGGGGAATATTCTAGTTCCCGAGAGCTATGCGGAGCTGAAAGCCAACTTTGATAACACAGAAGCGCGTTTGCGGATACTGTGGTCGTATATCGACGCCAGAGACGTAGCCTCTGCTTGTTTGAAAGCGATTGAAGTCGATGGACTTGGCGCTGAGGCCTTAATCATTGCAGCGGATGACAGCTCATCGAATCGGCTTACCCGAGATTTAGTGGCGCAATACCTCCCCGGAGTAAAAGATATACGTTCATCCCTGGAAGGGAGAACATCCCTAATCTCCAATGCAAAGGCCAAGAAGTTGTTGGATTGGGAGCCGCAGATTCATTTGATGGAGCAATCGTAG
- a CDS encoding helix-turn-helix domain-containing protein has product MGSDHKNKFLLTNREREVFELLVQDKTTKDIAQQLFISEKTVRNHISNVMQKLNVKGRSQAVVELIKLGELKI; this is encoded by the coding sequence ATGGGCAGCGACCACAAAAACAAATTTCTACTTACGAACCGCGAACGCGAAGTATTCGAACTATTAGTGCAGGACAAAACGACGAAGGATATCGCGCAGCAACTTTTCATTAGTGAAAAGACTGTACGAAATCATATTTCTAATGTCATGCAAAAGCTGAACGTAAAGGGTCGTTCACAAGCGGTTGTAGAACTGATCAAGCTTGGGGAATTGAAGATCTGA
- a CDS encoding DUF6483 family protein yields the protein MFKRDYFMRQIEQMTVMLHRILFNKEHLPLEDAQKLLDEASRHLLGLNIRSLQALSSKDILELLSYHGSLDTAKALVITDMFTAQGDMLERHEQTDEAYSAYLKSLDLLLHLSLSPEVEPKDEEYGEMIARIQQSMGRLEGWIMPEDIKRLLFAHYEKQGLYAKVEDVLFHYMEDHPDQAEFLGQGVIFYEKLLEIPDDDLLAGNFSKEEALDGLRFLKQKLHSFEIMNP from the coding sequence GTGTTCAAGCGTGATTATTTTATGCGGCAAATTGAGCAAATGACCGTGATGCTGCATCGCATACTTTTTAACAAGGAACATCTCCCATTGGAAGATGCCCAGAAGCTGCTGGATGAAGCCAGCCGACATTTGCTGGGGTTGAATATTCGCTCCCTGCAGGCGTTGTCGAGCAAAGATATTTTGGAACTTTTGTCCTATCATGGCAGTCTGGATACGGCAAAAGCGCTGGTGATCACAGATATGTTCACAGCCCAAGGAGACATGCTCGAGCGGCATGAGCAAACAGACGAGGCGTACAGCGCTTATCTGAAATCGTTGGATTTGCTGCTGCACCTATCGCTGTCCCCCGAGGTTGAGCCGAAGGATGAAGAGTATGGAGAAATGATTGCCCGCATTCAGCAAAGCATGGGACGTCTGGAAGGCTGGATTATGCCGGAGGATATCAAGCGGCTGCTGTTTGCCCATTACGAGAAGCAAGGTCTTTATGCCAAGGTTGAGGACGTGTTGTTTCACTATATGGAAGATCACCCAGACCAAGCTGAATTTCTTGGGCAAGGCGTTATCTTTTATGAAAAATTGCTGGAGATCCCGGATGATGATCTGCTGGCAGGTAATTTTAGCAAGGAAGAAGCGTTGGACGGTTTGCGCTTTTTGAAACAGAAGCTGCACTCTTTTGAAATTATGAATCCTTAA
- a CDS encoding class I SAM-dependent methyltransferase has protein sequence MAWYQESFGNDYLIVYKHRDLQGAYHEVKKMIDWLGLNQGAEVLDLCCGMGRHSMALAEFGYEVTGVDLSEVLLHEAVKLDKDKQVTWLRGDMREVPLDQPFDAVVNLFSSFGYFDEDEQNEQVLHEVHRLLKEGGRFIIDFLNPVYTQANLVPQSERVEDGMQILEMRAIEEGCVRKRIVITDKDAPQRKYLEQIKLYDRTAFEAMLQKAGLHIDHVYGGYDGQAYEADASSRMIFVGHKEG, from the coding sequence ATGGCTTGGTATCAGGAAAGTTTTGGGAATGATTACTTAATCGTATACAAACATCGTGATTTGCAAGGCGCTTATCATGAAGTGAAGAAAATGATCGACTGGTTAGGATTGAATCAAGGGGCAGAAGTACTGGATTTGTGCTGTGGAATGGGCCGTCATTCGATGGCTTTGGCGGAATTTGGCTATGAGGTAACAGGTGTTGATTTATCTGAAGTGCTGCTGCATGAAGCGGTGAAATTAGATAAGGATAAGCAGGTGACGTGGCTGCGCGGGGATATGCGCGAAGTTCCGCTCGACCAACCCTTTGATGCTGTTGTGAATTTGTTTAGTTCATTTGGGTATTTTGACGAGGACGAGCAGAATGAGCAAGTACTGCATGAAGTGCATCGGCTTCTGAAAGAGGGCGGGCGCTTTATCATTGATTTCCTGAATCCGGTTTATACGCAGGCGAATCTGGTTCCTCAGTCGGAGCGGGTAGAAGATGGTATGCAGATTCTCGAAATGCGGGCGATTGAAGAGGGTTGTGTGCGGAAACGAATTGTGATTACTGACAAGGATGCTCCGCAGCGGAAATATTTGGAACAGATTAAGCTGTATGACCGGACGGCGTTCGAGGCTATGCTGCAAAAAGCAGGCTTACATATTGATCATGTGTATGGCGGGTATGATGGACAGGCTTATGAAGCGGATGCTTCCAGCCGAATGATTTTTGTAGGGCATAAGGAAGGATGA
- a CDS encoding MBL fold metallo-hydrolase, giving the protein MNIVTEHTEEITQVKVPLPFPLRWVNAYLIRGEKGYTVIDPGLHTPDAEATWLQVLQERGIGFEHIEQIVLTHHHPDHYGMAGWFQERTGAPVLLSETGLAQVQLLWGAEQPMSALLLTLFARHGFPQDGLDEMTKHMVSFVELVSPQPQVTLLREGPVRLGNRVYEAIETPGHAAGHLVFYDAEAEVIFCGDHVLPQISPNVSFLPQVEENPLGAYLSSLQEIGRLPVKMAYPGHREPWQGFGARAAELVRHHHERLALMESQLSASLSAYDVCRATFGDRLSIHQMRFALSETIAHLILLEDEGRIRKDDPSAEFIRYIAVAKP; this is encoded by the coding sequence ATGAACATCGTAACGGAACATACAGAAGAGATTACCCAAGTGAAAGTTCCATTGCCCTTCCCGCTGCGGTGGGTCAACGCTTATCTCATTCGCGGAGAGAAGGGATATACGGTGATTGATCCGGGGCTGCATACGCCGGATGCCGAGGCAACTTGGCTGCAGGTCCTGCAGGAGCGGGGGATCGGCTTCGAGCACATCGAGCAAATCGTGCTCACCCACCACCATCCGGATCACTATGGGATGGCGGGATGGTTCCAGGAGCGCACGGGCGCGCCGGTTCTCCTCTCGGAGACCGGTCTCGCGCAAGTGCAGCTCCTGTGGGGCGCCGAGCAGCCGATGTCGGCGCTGCTCCTCACGCTCTTCGCCCGTCATGGCTTCCCGCAGGACGGGCTGGACGAGATGACGAAGCACATGGTGAGCTTCGTCGAATTGGTCTCGCCGCAGCCGCAGGTGACGCTGCTGCGTGAAGGCCCTGTGCGCCTAGGGAACCGCGTGTACGAAGCCATCGAGACCCCTGGCCATGCCGCGGGACATCTCGTCTTCTACGACGCCGAGGCGGAGGTGATCTTCTGCGGCGACCACGTCCTGCCGCAAATATCGCCGAACGTGTCCTTCCTCCCGCAGGTGGAGGAGAACCCGCTCGGCGCCTATCTCAGCAGCCTGCAGGAGATCGGCAGGCTGCCGGTGAAGATGGCTTACCCGGGACACCGGGAGCCATGGCAGGGCTTCGGCGCACGCGCAGCGGAGCTGGTGCGCCACCACCATGAGCGGCTTGCGCTCATGGAGAGTCAGCTAAGCGCATCGCTGAGCGCTTATGATGTATGCCGGGCGACCTTCGGCGACCGGCTGAGCATTCACCAGATGAGGTTCGCGTTGTCGGAGACGATCGCTCACCTCATCCTGCTGGAAGATGAGGGACGTATCCGCAAGGATGACCCGTCCGCGGAATTCATTCGCTACATTGCTGTAGCGAAACCATAA
- a CDS encoding phosphatidylglycerophosphatase A family protein: MRTFLKDKTLIFNEFRDEVFSHYSQAVIEDAVARLLVEIKGIKKIPYDMITTTLLGVLSKTETYNVMSTLMELQKKVKHDSELLASMKDPAYNVHRTIAMSICGLYGSGAISLFGFMDCKFRFFFPTKRPKSFISKGICAIVASTASVIISENVKEDYTQRNLEMLAARGVALDDMVEILDTLQRPYNPDMPRSLCEEHVLAVLRKQQTFHALQLAIKIDTAVEAGEFNPQYNHIVGQDEGLFGVDESIATAVPLMYGTIALTNFGYLDKEKIGIIKDLDSDHSEGKCNTFIDDMVCGIVAAACGRLAHNNIPTYSKPLK, from the coding sequence ATGAGAACTTTCCTCAAAGACAAAACGCTAATTTTCAATGAATTCCGTGATGAAGTTTTCAGTCACTATTCCCAAGCTGTCATAGAAGATGCTGTGGCTCGCTTGCTCGTCGAGATCAAAGGAATCAAAAAAATTCCTTATGACATGATTACCACAACGCTGCTCGGAGTATTGAGCAAAACAGAAACGTATAACGTCATGTCAACGCTCATGGAATTGCAAAAAAAAGTAAAGCATGATTCTGAACTGCTAGCCAGCATGAAAGACCCTGCTTATAATGTGCACCGGACGATTGCGATGTCCATCTGTGGTTTATATGGAAGCGGAGCCATCTCGCTCTTTGGCTTTATGGATTGTAAATTCCGCTTTTTCTTCCCGACCAAACGTCCCAAATCTTTCATTTCCAAAGGGATCTGCGCCATCGTAGCCTCAACGGCAAGCGTGATCATCTCGGAAAATGTGAAAGAAGATTACACCCAGCGCAATCTGGAAATGCTAGCCGCTAGAGGTGTGGCACTTGATGATATGGTGGAAATTCTCGACACCCTGCAGCGCCCCTATAATCCCGATATGCCGCGCAGCCTCTGCGAAGAGCATGTGCTCGCCGTTCTGCGTAAGCAGCAGACATTCCACGCCCTGCAATTGGCGATCAAAATTGATACTGCCGTGGAAGCAGGCGAATTCAACCCGCAATATAATCATATTGTCGGTCAGGATGAAGGACTTTTCGGCGTAGACGAAAGCATTGCTACCGCCGTCCCTCTCATGTACGGAACCATCGCCCTCACCAACTTCGGCTATTTGGATAAAGAGAAAATCGGCATAATCAAAGATTTGGACAGTGATCATTCCGAAGGAAAATGCAACACGTTTATCGATGATATGGTTTGTGGAATCGTTGCAGCCGCTTGCGGCCGACTTGCGCATAATAATATCCCGACTTATAGCAAGCCTTTGAAATAA
- a CDS encoding GerMN domain-containing protein translates to MKHQHWIRSAAIAGVITLLTTGCSVLGTGKKSDIDAPPTTGAEAEAKTTSAAVTIDMMEENSSQMTVYVKDAKGFVAPLSLGLPKSVSVAKTTLEYMVDGGPVASLLPSGFQALLPKGTKIVSLNITSDKRAIVDFSKEFLNYDKQDERKILEAVTWNLTNFSSVEKVQLRVEGKDLKEMPQAKTPLDAPLARSMGINIEKAEDAEFGQSTPVTLYFLNQNDQNYKYYVPVTRLVKRTDDVATAVVNQLIKGPDQKKGLAAVLNKTTEVKSIKPSEGLITVDFTNKLLGADQKASADALQSVILSLTENTGYKQVQIKVDGAVVKSSASDQNYTKPVSRPAHINPAKL, encoded by the coding sequence ATGAAACATCAACATTGGATTCGTTCAGCCGCTATTGCGGGGGTGATTACCTTGCTGACCACGGGATGTTCGGTTCTGGGCACTGGGAAAAAAAGTGACATCGATGCACCTCCTACCACGGGTGCGGAAGCGGAAGCCAAGACGACATCTGCTGCCGTTACGATCGATATGATGGAAGAAAACTCTTCACAAATGACGGTGTACGTCAAGGATGCCAAAGGCTTCGTAGCACCGCTTAGCCTTGGACTTCCCAAGTCGGTGTCGGTCGCGAAGACGACGCTGGAGTACATGGTGGATGGAGGGCCGGTTGCCAGCCTGCTGCCATCTGGTTTCCAGGCGCTGCTGCCGAAAGGAACCAAAATTGTTAGTCTGAACATCACGTCGGATAAGCGTGCAATCGTTGATTTCTCCAAAGAATTTTTGAATTATGATAAACAGGATGAAAGAAAAATTTTGGAAGCCGTCACATGGAACCTGACCAATTTCTCCAGTGTTGAGAAGGTTCAACTACGTGTAGAAGGCAAAGATCTGAAGGAAATGCCGCAGGCGAAGACGCCGCTGGATGCGCCTTTGGCTCGTTCCATGGGGATTAATATCGAGAAGGCAGAGGATGCCGAGTTTGGGCAATCCACACCGGTTACGCTCTATTTCTTAAATCAAAATGATCAAAATTATAAATACTACGTACCGGTAACCCGGCTTGTCAAACGAACTGATGATGTAGCTACCGCCGTTGTCAATCAACTGATCAAAGGGCCGGATCAGAAAAAAGGCTTGGCTGCCGTGCTTAACAAGACGACGGAAGTGAAGAGTATCAAGCCTTCAGAAGGATTAATTACCGTTGATTTCACCAATAAGCTTCTGGGCGCAGATCAGAAAGCATCCGCAGATGCGCTGCAGTCGGTGATTCTGTCATTAACGGAAAACACGGGGTATAAGCAAGTTCAAATTAAAGTGGATGGCGCTGTGGTGAAAAGTTCGGCATCGGATCAAAATTATACCAAGCCGGTATCCCGACCTGCCCATATTAATCCAGCGAAGCTGTAA
- the rph gene encoding ribonuclease PH, protein MRIGGRTNQDLRTMKITPHYIKHAEGSVLIEIGDTKVICTATVEERVPPFMKGQGKGWVTAEYSMLPRATQVRNQREAAKGKQGGRTMEIQRLIGRALRSVVNLEALGERSITLDCDVIQADGGTRTTSITGAFVAMAFAINNLANDKKLAKFPINDFLASVSVGVIGDTPRLDLNYEEDSQAKVDMNVVMTGQGQFVEVQGTGEDAPFSRKELDELLALAETGIRTMIEEQSKVLGPIADRIRGVQHAATK, encoded by the coding sequence ATGAGAATTGGTGGAAGAACGAACCAAGACCTGCGTACGATGAAAATTACCCCTCATTATATAAAACATGCAGAAGGATCGGTACTCATTGAGATCGGGGATACCAAAGTTATTTGTACGGCAACCGTGGAAGAACGCGTCCCCCCTTTCATGAAGGGGCAAGGCAAAGGTTGGGTAACGGCTGAGTACTCGATGCTGCCGCGAGCCACGCAAGTTAGAAATCAACGCGAAGCGGCCAAAGGCAAACAAGGCGGACGCACGATGGAGATTCAGCGATTGATTGGGCGTGCTCTCCGCTCCGTCGTGAACTTGGAAGCCTTGGGCGAGAGATCCATTACACTGGATTGTGATGTGATCCAAGCAGATGGCGGAACGCGTACGACGTCGATTACCGGTGCTTTTGTAGCGATGGCGTTTGCGATCAACAATCTGGCTAATGATAAAAAATTGGCAAAGTTCCCGATCAACGATTTTCTGGCCTCCGTCAGTGTAGGCGTGATCGGCGATACGCCGCGTTTGGACCTGAATTACGAAGAGGATTCCCAAGCCAAGGTGGATATGAACGTCGTCATGACGGGCCAAGGCCAATTCGTAGAGGTGCAAGGTACGGGCGAGGATGCCCCTTTTTCCCGCAAGGAATTGGATGAGCTGCTGGCACTTGCCGAAACAGGCATCCGGACGATGATTGAAGAGCAAAGCAAAGTGCTGGGACCGATCGCAGATCGTATTCGAGGTGTACAACATGCGGCTACAAAGTAA